A stretch of the Methanomassiliicoccus luminyensis B10 genome encodes the following:
- a CDS encoding histidinol phosphate phosphatase domain-containing protein, which produces MKRIDLHMHTLMSDGALLPIELARRCASMDFEAIAFTDHASLSNVDRIVPECARDAELAREWGLDVIVGVEITHVPVSRFDEVVAKAKRAGADLVVVHGETISEPVEKGTNRAAVNNPDVDILAHPGFITLEDAQAAADNGVVLEITSRPSHGMTNGHVYRMASQVDAKMVVNTDTHSPGDIITTEKAYAIAMGAGMSRVEAEMCVDRMPREIVRRIRGR; this is translated from the coding sequence ATGAAGAGGATCGATCTCCACATGCACACCCTGATGAGCGACGGCGCCCTGCTCCCCATCGAACTGGCGAGGAGATGCGCGAGCATGGACTTCGAGGCCATCGCGTTCACGGACCACGCCTCCCTCAGCAACGTGGACCGGATCGTCCCGGAGTGCGCCAGGGACGCCGAGCTGGCCAGGGAATGGGGGCTCGATGTCATCGTGGGAGTGGAGATCACCCACGTCCCGGTCTCCCGGTTCGATGAGGTCGTGGCCAAGGCCAAGAGGGCCGGCGCCGATCTCGTGGTGGTCCACGGGGAAACGATCTCGGAGCCGGTGGAGAAGGGCACCAATCGCGCGGCGGTGAACAATCCCGACGTGGACATCCTCGCGCACCCCGGCTTCATCACCCTGGAGGATGCCCAGGCCGCCGCCGACAACGGGGTGGTGCTGGAGATCACCTCCCGGCCCTCGCACGGCATGACCAACGGGCACGTGTACCGCATGGCCAGCCAGGTCGACGCCAAGATGGTGGTCAACACCGATACCCACTCCCCGGGGGACATCATCACCACCGAGAAGGCCTACGCCATCGCCATGGGGGCGGGGATGTCCAGGGTCGAGGCGGAGATGTGCGTGGACAGGATGCCCCGGGAGATCGTCCGGAGGATACGGGGTCGATGA
- the hisIE gene encoding bifunctional phosphoribosyl-AMP cyclohydrolase/phosphoribosyl-ATP diphosphatase HisIE has protein sequence MTLPFKFNADGLIPVIVQDAGTNEVLMMAWANQEAYDLMLKTGRTHFWSRSRKRLWMKGEESGHVQDIVSIQTDCDSDTLLVRVKQTGNACHLERPSCFGDALYGDLERTAAIVPELRRVIRDRKENPKEGSYTNQLLSNEDKVLKKVVEEAGELAIAGKGSDRQSQIWEAADLIYHQMVLFEYLDLPMDEVFKKLSERHRGVRR, from the coding sequence ATGACCCTTCCCTTCAAGTTCAACGCCGACGGCCTCATTCCCGTGATCGTTCAGGATGCCGGGACCAACGAGGTCCTCATGATGGCATGGGCCAACCAGGAGGCGTACGACCTCATGCTGAAGACGGGGCGGACCCACTTCTGGTCCCGCTCCCGCAAGAGGCTGTGGATGAAAGGCGAGGAATCGGGCCATGTCCAGGACATCGTGTCGATACAGACCGACTGCGACTCCGACACCTTGCTCGTCCGGGTGAAGCAGACCGGCAACGCCTGCCACCTGGAGCGCCCCTCGTGCTTCGGGGACGCCCTGTACGGCGACCTCGAGCGCACCGCGGCCATCGTGCCCGAGCTGAGGAGGGTCATCAGGGACCGCAAGGAGAACCCGAAGGAGGGCAGCTACACCAACCAGCTCCTTTCCAACGAGGACAAGGTGCTGAAGAAGGTGGTGGAGGAGGCGGGCGAGCTGGCCATAGCCGGAAAGGGCAGCGACCGCCAGTCCCAGATATGGGAGGCCGCCGACCTGATCTACCACCAGATGGTGCTGTTCGAGTACCTCGACCTCCCCATGGACGAGGTCTTCAAGAAGCTGTCCGAGCGCCACCGGGGAGTGAGAAGATGA
- the hisF gene encoding imidazole glycerol phosphate synthase subunit HisF, translating into MLTKRIIPCLDVTEGKVVKGVKFQNLSGIGYPPDLAEAYEKQGADEIVFLDITASSDARKTLLDVVEKTAERMFVPLTVGGGIRTKEDMRLALNAGADKVSVNTAAVHDPNLITACAEDFGRQCVVVAIDAKREGGRWKVYTHGGRQRTELDAADWAYEAEDRGAGEILLTSMDADGTTQGYDVKLTQLVADSVNIPVIASGGVGSPEHIYQVFQETNASAALAASIFHYGTYTVADVKNYLRDRGVLVR; encoded by the coding sequence ATGCTCACCAAGCGCATCATCCCCTGCCTCGACGTCACCGAGGGAAAGGTGGTCAAGGGCGTCAAGTTCCAGAACCTCAGCGGGATCGGGTACCCGCCCGACCTCGCGGAGGCGTACGAGAAGCAGGGGGCCGACGAGATCGTGTTCCTGGACATCACCGCGTCCTCCGACGCCAGGAAGACCCTGCTGGATGTGGTGGAGAAGACCGCCGAGAGAATGTTCGTACCCCTGACCGTGGGCGGGGGCATCCGCACCAAGGAGGACATGCGCCTCGCTCTGAACGCCGGCGCCGACAAGGTCTCGGTGAACACCGCCGCGGTGCACGACCCCAACCTCATCACCGCCTGCGCCGAGGACTTCGGGAGGCAGTGCGTGGTGGTGGCGATAGACGCCAAGCGCGAGGGAGGTAGGTGGAAGGTGTATACGCACGGGGGAAGGCAGCGCACCGAGCTTGATGCGGCCGACTGGGCCTACGAGGCCGAGGACCGCGGGGCCGGGGAGATCCTGCTCACCAGCATGGATGCCGACGGCACCACCCAGGGCTACGACGTCAAGCTCACCCAGCTGGTGGCCGACTCCGTCAACATACCGGTCATCGCCTCGGGCGGGGTGGGGAGCCCGGAGCACATATACCAGGTGTTCCAGGAGACCAACGCCTCCGCCGCCCTGGCCGCGTCGATATTTCACTATGGGACCTACACGGTGGCCGACGTGAAGAATTACCTGAGGGACCGGGGGGTGCTGGTCCGATGA
- a CDS encoding imidazoleglycerol-phosphate dehydratase — MREAKVARKTRETDISLKLNIDGGGAAKIDIDDQFLRHMLETLTRYAGFDLTVEATGDNQHHLVEDVAIALGSAFRQALGDQPVERMASAMVPMDDALVTAAVDIIDRPYCDADCPDVLYLHFFRSFAMSSGITVHIMLHRGIDEHHIVEASFKALGTALKRSVVPRQNVLSTKDAVKFRSA; from the coding sequence ATGCGCGAGGCCAAGGTCGCCCGGAAGACCAGGGAGACCGACATCTCCCTGAAGCTGAACATCGACGGGGGCGGGGCCGCCAAGATCGACATCGACGATCAGTTCCTCCGCCACATGCTGGAGACCCTCACCCGCTATGCCGGGTTCGACCTGACGGTCGAAGCGACGGGCGACAACCAGCACCACCTGGTCGAGGATGTCGCGATAGCGCTGGGCTCCGCGTTCCGCCAGGCCCTCGGCGACCAGCCGGTGGAGCGCATGGCGTCGGCAATGGTCCCCATGGACGACGCCCTGGTGACCGCGGCGGTGGACATCATCGATCGCCCCTACTGCGACGCCGATTGCCCTGACGTCCTGTACTTGCACTTTTTCCGCTCCTTCGCCATGTCCTCGGGGATCACGGTACACATAATGCTGCACCGCGGGATCGACGAGCACCACATAGTGGAGGCGTCGTTCAAGGCCCTGGGGACCGCGCTGAAGAGATCGGTGGTGCCGAGGCAGAACGTGCTCAGTACCAAGGACGCCGTGAAGTTCAGGAGCGCATGA
- a CDS encoding 1-(5-phosphoribosyl)-5-[(5-phosphoribosylamino)methylideneamino]imidazole-4-carboxamide isomerase, translated as MIVLPAVDLLDGKVVQLVGGRPGTEKVSLHNPREVALDWEKKGAPAIHVVDLNAAMGRGDNFNAITSIMAKVKVPLQVGGGIRTTEAAETLLNLGAARVVVGTRAITDPEWFADLVRSNYNKIMLALDIRDGKIQMRGWRESSEKKLKDILAATAGLPLAGVLHTNVNVEGKAAGIDLDEIRSFADMCPHPVTASGGVTTMEDLEALESIGIPSAVVGLALYVNIIQPEQVWGKK; from the coding sequence ATGATCGTATTACCGGCAGTTGACTTATTGGACGGCAAGGTCGTTCAGCTCGTAGGCGGGAGACCGGGAACAGAGAAGGTCTCGCTCCACAACCCCCGCGAGGTCGCCCTCGACTGGGAGAAGAAAGGGGCCCCGGCCATTCACGTGGTGGACCTGAACGCCGCCATGGGGCGGGGTGACAACTTCAACGCCATCACCTCCATCATGGCCAAGGTGAAGGTCCCCCTGCAAGTGGGCGGGGGCATCCGCACCACCGAGGCCGCGGAGACCTTGCTGAACCTGGGCGCCGCGAGAGTGGTCGTGGGCACCAGGGCCATCACCGACCCCGAGTGGTTCGCCGACCTGGTGCGCTCCAACTACAACAAGATCATGCTGGCCCTGGACATCAGGGACGGGAAGATCCAGATGAGGGGATGGCGCGAATCGTCGGAAAAGAAGCTGAAGGACATCCTCGCCGCCACCGCCGGACTGCCCCTGGCGGGGGTGCTGCACACCAACGTCAACGTGGAGGGGAAGGCCGCGGGCATCGACCTGGACGAGATACGCTCGTTCGCGGACATGTGCCCCCACCCGGTGACCGCCTCGGGCGGCGTCACCACCATGGAGGACCTCGAGGCCCTGGAGAGCATCGGCATCCCCTCGGCCGTAGTGGGCCTGGCGTTGTACGTCAACATCATTCAGCCCGAGCAGGTATGGGGGAAGAAGTGA